The following DNA comes from Cryptococcus deuterogattii R265 chromosome 2, complete sequence.
TGTTGAAAGGCGTGCCTGGACTTCATGACTTGAAAGTAAAAGAATGGgttgagaaagagaataTTGCCTTTGCTGGACGCCGAGCATGGGACGAACATTCCCAACTAGAAGTTACCGAAGTGGCAGTAAGTTGAGTCGAGTGACACGTCTGTCAACTTCTAAATTGACCTTGATCTTAGGCAACTCTTATCGTGAcgcctccttcccttttaAAACAGTGGGTCGCTGAAATCCAATACCATGCTCCCACAATCCGCGTGTGTGTCTATGAGGGCTGGAAGTCCTTGCAACAGGGCGTAGAGAAACAGCGTGATGCGCGTCGCAAGGCACGTGCTCGCAAAGAGCTGGAACAAAAAAAGCGTAAAGCTGAAGTATTCAGAGGTcagacaaggagaaagtACGCCAAGGGTAATGATGGGCTTGCCATCAAAATGGAAAGTGACGAAGAAAATTATCAGGACGatgagcaggaggagggaacATTACAAGTAACTCAGAGACAATTCGTAGACTATGTGAGGGCTCATGACGTTGTTGTTACCACTTATCAGTGAGTAATCCTAGAAGTCTCGGTGTGGTTGTCTGTGCTGACGCTCGTAATCCAGCGACCGTAAGTCTGTGTCATGTCCTTGAGGTTGCAACTTTTTGATACCTAACGTCAACCAGTCTCTCAAGACCTGAAGTTCGCATTACCAGTCCCAGCAAGAAGTCGTAGGTCTACTGCAAACTATCAACTGAATGACCGTCCTAGAAGTCCCCTAGTCATGGTAGAGTAAGTGGTATAAAGTGAGCGTCATTGAATAAACTCTAACTGCTCGTAGATGGTGGCGAGTAATCATGGATGAAGTTCAGTTACATGGTGATCAAACGGACGCAGCGTGAGTTGGATATGCGTGAGGACCCATTTTCGGTACATGGGCTAAATAAGAAGGCAGTAATATGGTCTCCCTGATCCCAAGAAAAAATTCTCTTGCAGTTTCTGGTACACCTGCACGATCGGATATTAAAGACTTGATGGGTTCCCTGAAGTTCTTACGCGTACCTGTTCTCCCGCATGATAATCGTCTATGGCATCGTCTGCAACAGTCCTCCATGCGACCTGCATTCGAGGGTCTTTTCCGCAGCCTCGCGGTACGAACcacaaagaaagaagtaTCTGGCGAATTTAACTTACCTCACCAGTCCCGATATGTTGTGCCCATCGAACTTTCAGAGATTGAATTACATTATTACAATGACACCCTCGAAAGAGCTCGTGAAAGgctccatcttcctgcCAATTTCAGAGAAGCTCGTCCAGATGACTGGGTTTTGGATAGAGGCATGTTCCAAACCATTCTTCGAAGTCTACGTCAGATCTGTACACACATCCAAGTAGGGCAGATGCAGTCCGGCACTGGGCGGGGAGACCAAAGGCTGAGATTGGGAAGGACCTTGATGACAATGTCGGAAGCCCTGGAAAAAATGCGGGACGACCACTTACAAGAGACATCCTCCGAGGCTCGACAGCAGGTGCGTAAGAAATAAAGGGACTATGCGAATGGCTGATGTCGTTGCAGATGCGAATGATGATCCGCCAAGCGCAACTCACAGTGATGGATGATCAGAACGACCTACGCCATCTCCAAGCCTTAGCAGTGAGTCATCCCTGGTGAGATTTTTGGCTAATCTTCCTAGCTTTATGAGCGAGCTCGAGCTGCTGCAGAAAGCCACTTGGAACCTGCTCAACAGCGTCTAAAAGCATTGCTGGATGAGAGTGATggaggcgaggaagaggacgagcaatttgaggatgagatgtcagaaaaacaacaaactcaacaagaaaaagcaaGAGCTCTTGCCATTAAAACAGCTAAACACACGTGAGTCACCGTTTCAAAGGATATCCAGCTAATCAGAAAAGTATCCGTGAACTCGATCTTATCATTCACCAATGTTGGTTCTTTGAGGGTGATGTGTGGCATGtacagaaggaggaggaaaaagaaggtgaaggccTCAATCGTTCATGTTAGGATTCCACCGACATACTGATGATGACCGTAGTTTACGCATACGCCCGTGCAGATGCTATTAGAAAGAGTATCCTCGCTCGGCCGCTAAAGACTGCCAATATGTCCGTTGACCTTTTAAAGGGCTCCTTGACTCGTGGTCCAGCAGTAGCTCAAGTGAATGAGCTACAGACCACAGatttgaagagaagaggtggcaTCTTGACGCACGATGTAATATCGCAAGCTAATGCGCTGCTCAAGATTATGAACGATAAGTCAGTATTGGATATATGAAAGGGAGTTAAGTTGCTAAAACCTAGGTGACAGTGCGTTATTGGTTTTCAATTGGCGTAAAAAGATCATCGACCTATTGTCTTCGCCAATTGATGTCGACCCGACAGACGTCCCCGAAGGTCAAGGTCAAGAAGTTGAAAATCCTGAAGCCGAATACTATGCGGAGGCATTGAAAGCTCAAGGCGAGGGTAAGTCGGGTTCGAAGACTCTAATGGGTTTCAATTGGCTGAAGATAAATAGTGGAGGCGTATCTTATTGCGTTCGCCGCAGCTGTTGCTGATCGCAAAGGTGTGCAATCCATCCATTGATCTCAACCTCGTGTAAGCTGACCGAGCGAACAGAATTCATGACTGAGACAAGAAGTTTACTTTCCACTCATGATTCTCGAATCGCAAAGCAAGTTAGTTCAGGGGCCTCAAAAGAGTTTGGTACCGTTCTCTAACTGAGTATTTTACAGCGAAACACTCAGGCTGCCATGAATGCCAATACCGACGTCGAAATGCCGAACGTACCTCATGACATCGGTGAACAGGCGGCGGTTCTTCTCAAAGAGCGTCAGGCTTTCCGAGATGCTCGCATGAGCGAAGGTTGCGAAAGGCCTCTCAAGGGCCTGCTGATGGACCTCAATGGTGCGTTTATGTCGCTTCTGCTTTCGCTGACGAAGTAGCTATCATGCATGGCCAACATAGGCATGAAGAGATAGAAATTGCTAAGGGCATGGCTTCCATGCTCAAAAAGTACATCGCTGAACAAAGTACGCCCTATAAGCCCTTTTTAATGTGGTTTTTCTCTAATTATAGGTATTAGCTGAGCGCGTGGAAAAGCTCAACAAGGAATTAGACATGTTCCGAGCAACTTTCAACCGTCGTGTCGTTTATTTTGCCTCTCTACAGGAGATCTCGGACTCTGTGAGCTACTTTTCCTCATGTTTTCTCTTTGCGTTTCCTTACGCCCGAATAGGTTACGGCACCCGAATTTAAAGACTTAGGCAAGGACATTCACGTCGCTGCGAAAGAAGTGAATGAGCTTGAGGTGAAATTGGCCAAGATGGCTGTGAAAGGTCGATACCTCCATTACCTTGGTACAAAACAgcacgaagaagaagacatcAGAGAGGACTGCATCATCTGCTTCGGTTCATCTGATGACAACCAGGCTGTTCTGCTTCAGTGCGGCCATTACTTTTGCTTGGTGAGTTATACCTTCATGTTCCTGAGAGTGACGCTAAATACTCGGTCAGTCATGCTACCGAGAGTACAGAAAGACTCCGGGTGGGAGGAAATGCCCATCATGTCGAATAAAAAGTGAGTGCATTACTGAATAATCAGGTGACTGTAAACTTAATTATGGGGCAATAGTCAGCGACAAAGAGGTCCAGCgcatcaagctcaacacTTCAAGAGCGGAAGCGGCTGATCCAACGGGCAAGCAACATCAGGAGTCCTCAGTACAAACACTTGCCCCTGCCGTCTCTGTCTCCTTAAAcgaggcagaggaggacATAACGCCAGAGGAACAGGAGCAGATGAGAAGGGCTGCAGACCTTGAAAAGCTACGAATGATGGAcgtggaaagaagaagggccgTTATGATGATGGACATGATGGGTGAATACGGTTCCAAGGTAGGTTTCACTATCTTTttcaaggaaagaaaagcaaCTAAGCCCCTGTAGATTAACTTTTTGATCAAGCACCTTCTGTACTACAAATCAACAGAACCTGATGGTATGTAATCCATCTGTCCGCCTTCCATAAAGTTTTGCTGACATTTACGAATAGCGCGAcatgtcatcttctctaACTGGTCTGATTCTCTCAACAGTATGAACTTATCTCTACTTTCTTGATGCATAGACATGCTGACCATGATTCGCTGCAGTCGTCATGCAGGCTCTCCGGCTTAATGGCATTTCGTTTGCTTCTTTTGATcaaggcaagaagcaaaaggatGTCGTCGATCAGTTCCTCAAAGACGAGAGCATATCCGTGTTTTTACTTCATGCCGAACGAGAAAGGTACGCGACGTTTTCAACGAAATAAGCAAAGCTGACATTTCGTCTTTATATTGTAGCTCTGGCTTGACTTTGACAAGCTGTCGTGTTGTTCATCTCCTTGAACCAGTCTTGAGACACAGCTTCGAGTTACAAGGTATGTCATGGTTATTGGGCTGATTGGGCCTCTGACTAACGCTTCCTGCAGCTATCGGCCGTGTTGATCGACTGGgtcaagaaaaggaaactTCTGTATTCTGGTACGCTACTGTTTGCCGATTTCTGGAATAAAGCACTGAGTATTTGTATAACAGTTATGCCACAATGGACACTGTAGAATCTCGCATCCTTTCTCAAGGTGTGCGAAATGGGACGTCTATATATCTTGCCGACGACACTGCAGATCAAGTGGTGGCTGAGATGTCGAATGTCGCAAGTGCAGCACACAAGGGAGGAGAcgttgctgctggtggtAACGAAGAAGACCTATTAGGGTTGATTCTTTAGTTTTGCGAGCTTTGGCAAGACAGATCAGGGCCGGAGTTGTATATCTGTAGAACTAAATGTAAACTAGACAAAATTGCATGCCATAATGCGAAttgagaggaaaaaggaaataaAAACTACGAACCACCCCCCATGATCACTGCTACATTCTATAGATTTTATTTACTCGGGGTCCACGACCTCGCACAATGTACCTCCGCTCCTGACCTTACCCCAACCAATCAATCTCCAGTGCTTGTCAATTCGCCTACTCAAAGCAatcttctcgcccttctCACAGCACGCCGGTGTTGTCAATGCGATCGAGACATCACCACCCTTTACCGCTGTGATCCTACCACCAGTTTGACTCGCTCCAATGTTGACGAACAAGGTCTCACCAACGACAAGCTTGCCaaccttggcctttttgCTGTCGTCTGTCTTGACACCAAGCAATCGACGGAGCAAGAAGACCTCTGCTCGGATTTCGACGTAGATGGATGGGCCCTTGCCAACCGAAGACATAACCATACCAAGCAATCTGTCGGCACGACAGAGGGCAGGGTCAACGAGGGTACCGACACCGATAAGACCACCGGGAACAGCAAATTGGAGGTGGTTCTGCTCGGCGTGGAGGGAGACGATACGAGATCGCAAAGGTCGACAAGTGCAGACACCGTTGGCGTCCCTGGTAATAAGACCAGGTCGGATCTCGACTTCTTGGCCGACCTTGAAGACACCTTGCAAGATACTACCACCAGCGACACCACCCTTCAACTCGTCGACACCGGCACCAGGCTTGTTAACGTCAAACGATCGGATAACGACCATACGGGGGTCGGCACTAAAGTCATAGTTGGGAGGGGCGATGTTGCAGATAGCGGCGACGACGGCGTCAATGTTGAATTTGAGCTGGGCGGACACGGGGATGATAGGGGCGAGACGAGCGGTAGTACCTGCGTAGATAATTAGCTCTTATCTTTTGGGGCGGGCTGACTCCGGCCAAAAACGAAAACATACCCTCGACAAACTTCTTGATACTCTCGCAGTGCTCCATAGCTTCACTTTCCCTAACCAAATCCATCTTGTTTTGCAGAATGACAATGTTCTTGGGGTCGACACCAATGATTTCGAGGGCGGCGAGATGTTCACCTGTTTGAGGCTGGGGACAAGATTCGTTACCGGCGATAAGGAGCAGAGCACCGTTCATGACGGCAGCACCAGTAAGCATAGTAGCCATCAGAATATCGTGACCGGGACAGTCGACAAAGGAGACGTGTCTAACAAAGTTAAGGCGTCAGAATTGCTGCGTGATACAGGAAAACGACAAGAACACACCTCTGCAAGTCCATCCGTCCATCACATCCTGGCCTTTCACATTTGGGGTGAGCCTCTTTGCTAGAAGGGTAAGATTTGAAGCaggagggagggggacAATCGGGGTTTTGACATTTGTAGATCTGCGTTTTTTGTCAGCTCATAACTCTTGCGTAGAAGAAAGCCACGAGAAACATGGTGGCTCTGCTTTCGCCACCACCACAGCATTTCCTCCAGTGCATATAATCCTCCGCCTATGATCTTTTACACATCCTTCATCTGGCCTGGTCCCCTCTACTACCATACACTTGCTCTCAACCAGCAGACCAACGACGTACCTTGGCATTGGCGTAACCGAGCTTAATGGTAATATTTCGTTCCAATTCATTCTTGAATCTAACAGTCTGAACTCCCGAGATGGCTCGGACAGTTGAAGATTTACCGTGCGCGACATGACCAATGGTACCAATGTTGATCTATTGACGCCCATGGCGAATGACTCATCAGCTCACattccttcatttcctcTGTTTCCAAACTTCCTGAACTTGGCCCGCTAGCTGACGGAGCCACAAGTAGGTAAAACGACATACGGTAGCCTGCTTGGAAATGACTTCGGGGCTCAAAGCAGTGAGCTTGGTGACATCCACTTGGACCTCCTGGATGGGCTCTGAAGGTCCGGAAGAAGCTGCCGCAATAGGGTCGTTGATAGCGGACATGGTTTTGAAAGGCGGGGTTGATTTGTGTTGCTGCAGTtgcttttttcccttcttctcgtaTTGTATATGGCTTGCTATGGGCCTTTCAAATGTATAGCTGAGTCTTGAGAAATGGTTGACTCTCTATAGATGAGTTTTTTTGGGATGTAcaggatggaagattgaATTTGTCTCTggtggacgaggaagacaaTGAGAATAATCAACTCGCCGCTAACTCCCATTCTGCCACACTCACATCGACCTCGGCATTATCCGGCCTTACATGCTTCCTCCTATATAACGCACACCGCGATTCCACGCaagttctcttcttctcatccttccaaTTCATTAAAAAATGATGATACTCCTCGGTTGCAGAGACCTGAACCTCGCGCCCCGTGTTCACAAAGAACACGGGTTGATGCGATGGATCGTGACTTCTGCCGTCCGGCAACCACAATCCTTGTTATTATAGGGACGGTTGTATACACGGTCTGACCCTTTAATGCTGGAAGCTTTGTTCTTATCCTTGTACTCTTACTTCTGTGCTCCGCTGTACTTGTACTGTATCATGCAAAATCTGCTTTTGTGCTCATGCAATGTGGAAAATGTCCTCAAGCTTGCGTTTCACCAAGTGCTACTAGTATCATTCGCGAACCAAACAAATCTGTTTTAATCATATGCATCTTTCATTGCTTCATCTCAAAACCCCAAATTCATTAGAATGCTTTTCCCCTTTATTTGTTTCAGTCACAAACGCGAATGATGCGCTTAGTTGGAGATACCACTGCGAACACATTAGCTTCGAATGGTAGCATCGATAGGTAACTAGACTTACATGACACCGCAGGCAGCACGGGCACCGGCGTTACCAGTCTTGAGGGACTCGGGGTTGCCGCCCTTTCCGAAATCGTCAGTACCGGCGTGGACGACGATGGTTCGGCCAATGATGGAGTAAGGGCcaaagagggagaggctCTTGTCTGTAGACGTTTGGTTTGAGCATTGCGCAGTATAAAATAAATAGGACGTAAACACTTACCGGAAATGTTGACGGAAGCAACACCGTTGCCGTCAGTCTTGACGTTACCTGTGTGATATACAGTCAGCAAATGCAACGTCACTGAGATGCGACACGGGACACATACCGAGGTCACCAACGTGCCTCTCAGAGTCAGAGGGGGCACCGTGGTTCTTGCCGTGGGGGTTGAAGTGGGGACCGGCAGAGGTACAGCCGTTGGTGTTGTCTCCAAACTCGTGGACGTGGAAGCCTCGCTCGGCGTTGGCGTCGAGGTTCTTGATCTAATCGGTGATTGCCAAGTCAGCAAATGGATGATTACCCTATTGGAAATCAAATGACTTACGTCACCAGAAACAGTAACGGGAgcaccctccttctcctgggTGAAGGTGATAACACCGGTGACGGGAGAGTCACCCTTGAGGACAGCAACAGCCTGTATAATTGGGATTATTATAGCGGTTGTTTGGACGAGGCATAGTAGCGGTGATGACGCGAGCACGTGGTTGTTTGATCGGCGGAGTTGTGCCACGGGCATAAGAAGAGCGTCATAATGGCGTGAGGATCGTGTGATATGATAGGGGAGAAATCAGGTGTAGACCCGAGAGGTGGGAAGAtgggggaaggaaggaaggaaggaataaggaaggaaagacgGGGCGGTAAGCTACATTCCAGGCTAACAGGGAGAAATTAAGAGGGGCGATGCGTACCTTGACCATTTTGATTAGATTCTTTTTGTTATTTAATGAAGCAGGGGGAGATATCGATAATAGAGGCAATAAGGTGTATTACtgtgagaagatgaggccTTTTCTACGCCCCCGTAACCCAAGTTCCGCCCCGGGCTGATGACTGATTATTCGCGTCATTCCACCCGGACCTCCACCCTCGGCCGACTCCCAAATCCCGAGTGTGGcacacctccatctcaaaTAGAGTAATAATAAAATTAGACGCGCCGCGCAACtcaaggtggaggtgggtAGTCACTATCAAGCTAATCTATACATATCATGCATACCGATCCACGATACTGGTCCTCCACACAGCTCTATACCACATTGAGCATAATTATAGTCACAGCCGCCCCCCCGCAACTGCCTACTCTGCGTCCAACACTTCGACTCGTTCGAGATACGACTCGGGCACCAGCCCGACAGCTTCGCCTCTATGcacctttccatcctcaacccTCATTCTTCTAGCAATAACCCATCCAGGATTCCCATTCCCACGACCACTGAGCAGCAGTAGCTCCCCTTCATCTACAGACATTTCACTCGCACCCATCCCCTCGAACATATAGGCCGCTCGGTATAACCCCGCAGGCTCGAGCGACGGCGAAAGAGGAGGTAGTATCTTGTAGGCATAGCCAAAAGTATCGGGTTCGGAAAGTTGCGGGGAAGAGTAGTAATCTTCATCGGCATCGCCGTCAGCCATATCCACCTGCTCATTTACTGCACTCTGATCTTCTACTTCGTTTTGTTTCCCAAATCGTGACCTCCACCCGAAGAAGCCAAGCCCTCCCCATCCACCCGCGTTATTATctttatcttcctcctgctcgGGCTTTTCCTTACTGCAGCGTGTCTCTGGGTCATCGGGGCTTCCCAATTTCTCGTCCTCGTAATTACGCCCATGGTATCGATCGTCCGTCTTGTGATATGCGAAATCGCGTATGACAATTGATCGAACGGTAGTGGCCAACAAAGCTTGATACGGTGTGAGCTCAGgcttatcatcatcagcctcgtcgccttctttcttgccaTCTCCATCTGGAAGCCCTTCAAGTCTTAAAGGGTCATGCGCGTAATCCGTTTTTAATTGGGAATCTTCAGGTATTGTCGGTACACCTTCTCCGGCGTCTGCCTCtttgcttcctcctccttcttcttcgtcatcatctcctGGCAAAGCGACATTGATACCCAACAAGCTACGCCTTCTCACACTGGACGCAACCTTGCCTTtggaagaacttgaagTTACTGAACCCCTACGATTCCTTTCCccatcagcagcaggcGAAGCAGTGCGTGATGGGGGTGTAGAACAGGGAGAGTGCGAAAACGCAACAGACGATGGACGAGAGGAAGCTGGCGATACAGGAGCAATACGCGTGGAGAAAAGGTGGGAGTCGGTTGAAGACGATTCAGGCGTTTCAGATTTGGCTTCTGAGCGTGAGGTTGAAGACTGAttagaagaggaaggtattTCAGCTGCTGTATGATGCCATTAGcttatttcttttctttggcAAACAAATGATGCAATCAACGTACGAGGTTGAAGCCCTATCCCTTTGTTCATAATAAGAGAGTTTGACATTTTGAACTCGTGAATGGCCACACCCCGGTGATCGAGCAAGGCTGGGTCTTTAGCAATTGATTGTAAATGTGGGCGTTATGAGTCAGGGGTCTGAcgagtggagaagaaattaTGGCAAGACAGGAGTGGACGACAGGTGGAGGATAGAGGGGTGACGTAAAATGTAACCACACTGTAAATGATATAGGCTGTGGTTCTAAATGGTGTGCTGAAGTTCCCACGTAGTAATTGCAAGCCCCAAAAGGCGTCTAAACTCAAAAGAACAACAAATGAAACCAACTCCCCTGACACTGCGTGCCTAGTTTTCCCACGGCTTAAACAAACCGGCCTGCCTATATAACAAATCTTTTCTGTTAGTCACGCGCCGACGATGATCAGCAAAATGTGT
Coding sequences within:
- a CDS encoding histone-lysine N-methyltransferase Su(var)3-9, which encodes MSAINDPIAAASSGPSEPIQEVQVDVTKLTALSPEVISKQATINIGTIGHVAHGKSSTVRAISGVQTVRFKNELERNITIKLGYANAKIYKCQNPDCPPPSCFKSYPSSKEAHPKCERPGCDGRMDLQRHVSFVDCPGHDILMATMLTGAAVMNGALLLIAGNESCPQPQTGEHLAALEIIGVDPKNIVILQNKMDLVRESEAMEHCESIKKFVEGTTARLAPIIPVSAQLKFNIDAVVAAICNIAPPNYDFSADPRMVVIRSFDVNKPGAGVDELKGGVAGGSILQGVFKVGQEVEIRPGLITRDANGVCTCRPLRSRIVSLHAEQNHLQFAVPGGLIGVGTLVDPALCRADRLLGMVMSSVGKGPSIYVEIRAEVFLLRRLLGVKTDDSKKAKVGKLVVGETLFVNIGASQTGGRITAVKGGDVSIALTTPACCEKGEKIALSRRIDKHWRLIGWGKVRSGGTLCEVVDPE
- a CDS encoding superoxide dismutase Cu-Zn, whose product is MVKAVAVLKGDSPVTGVITFTQEKEGAPVTVSGDIKNLDANAERGFHVHEFGDNTNGCTSAGPHFNPHGKNHGAPSDSERHVGDLGNVKTDGNGVASVNISDKSLSLFGPYSIIGRTIVVHAGTDDFGKGGNPESLKTGNAGARAACGVIGISN
- a CDS encoding E3 ubiquitin-protein ligase SHPRH encodes the protein MSDVWPATSSYMLELSHRKYDLSQLAKAVDTAAKAKDKLGDEYIAPPPTSTCFHVHTNTIEATLLPPDATIEYYGREPEPNPAWEIFQSIREQVASIVPSMERMSLVHPTASLIRQSTNLANTPSVAVGTCLYLPKHGDRYPLARLELPAIVEQKEWMPSATAWDMQHWIHTIIALDPESNTTRKTIYRDDKKRVHMQTAIDVCWVPDEGGEANRAEIKLLIISHIYLDMSFLFDPLPDTGNDMLGFILHCIIPSPTATTYASESEARAAGLRDFYACLKPAPDLPFNFPANRLQPKEMLSKLLPFQMRTVRLLLEREGAQGVGKGMIRTKRDPDGLWKGLDWGNNFGKLGYRRITGSMVRINPLGSVNTDILGKGKQRAYEEEDADHYMSGMDEEEREKLPTLLDLTGIRGTMLCEEMGLGKTVEAIALLSLHRHPLSTPRNIPSMTPSVSAGTSQSHAHAQAANLPVPAINLLKGVPGLHDLKVKEWVEKENIAFAGRRAWDEHSQLEVTEVAATLIVTPPSLLKQWVAEIQYHAPTIRVCVYEGWKSLQQGVEKQRDARRKARARKELEQKKRKAEVFRGQTRRKYAKGNDGLAIKMESDEENYQDDEQEEGTLQVTQRQFVDYVRAHDVVVTTYHDLSQDLKFALPVPARSRRSTANYQLNDRPRSPLVMVEWWRVIMDEVQLHGDQTDAANMVSLIPRKNSLAVSGTPARSDIKDLMGSLKFLRVPVLPHDNRLWHRLQQSSMRPAFEGLFRSLAVRTTKKEVSGEFNLPHQSRYVVPIELSEIELHYYNDTLERARERLHLPANFREARPDDWVLDRGMFQTILRSLRQICTHIQVGQMQSGTGRGDQRLRLGRTLMTMSEALEKMRDDHLQETSSEARQQMRMMIRQAQLTVMDDQNDLRHLQALALYERARAAAESHLEPAQQRLKALLDESDGGEEEDEQFEDEMSEKQQTQQEKARALAIKTAKHTIRELDLIIHQCWFFEGDVWHVQKEEEKEVYAYARADAIRKSILARPLKTANMSVDLLKGSLTRGPAVAQVNELQTTDLKRRGGILTHDVISQANALLKIMNDNALLVFNWRKKIIDLLSSPIDVDPTDVPEGQGQEVENPEAEYYAEALKAQGEVEAYLIAFAAAVADRKEFMTETRSLLSTHDSRIAKQRNTQAAMNANTDVEMPNVPHDIGEQAAVLLKERQAFRDARMSEGCERPLKGLLMDLNAIMHGQHRHEEIEIAKGMASMLKKYIAEQTERVEKLNKELDMFRATFNRRVVYFASLQEISDSVTAPEFKDLGKDIHVAAKEVNELEVKLAKMAVKGRYLHYLGTKQHEEEDIREDCIICFGSSDDNQAVLLQCGHYFCLSCYREYRKTPGGRKCPSCRIKISDKEVQRIKLNTSRAEAADPTGKQHQESSVQTLAPAVSVSLNEAEEDITPEEQEQMRRAADLEKLRMMDVERRRAVMMMDMMGEYGSKINFLIKHLLYYKSTEPDARHVIFSNWSDSLNIVMQALRLNGISFASFDQGKKQKDVVDQFLKDESISVFLLHAERESSGLTLTSCRVVHLLEPVLRHSFELQAIGRVDRLGQEKETSVFCYATMDTVESRILSQGVRNGTSIYLADDTADQVVAEMSNVASAAHKGGDVAAGGNEEDLLGLIL